One window of Anas platyrhynchos isolate ZD024472 breed Pekin duck chromosome 11, IASCAAS_PekinDuck_T2T, whole genome shotgun sequence genomic DNA carries:
- the LOC140003390 gene encoding maestro heat-like repeat-containing protein family member 7: MPQPPAKRSRRFLFRNFPTPEAASEEDEEGGMPPRQPRLAWQEIWSSRGSNRPAQDSLLAVERTPVEAFLPAEDSSPAEAIAQAAGSSQAEESKDKSQLPDRNKARNLRRRDKAVKFIRAYVRGKEKDDEEQKMLFLSKICDLCRCVTEKGVPMNLHGFCSKHKLVENIMVLLEKEPMDSLRTEFRQKAMETVTVLSNTVPTALHGKKESLLNVCCKSVFFLPPESDMPETERVLYTKTMKAMDTMLEDFVFNYPIASFNTEMQNMLKVMLDFAGSKNPAVRERAVKVIGRLITFIRWYLVIKILGNFENYGNDEPTDFNLCIPILGKLLGHLLLFSSGDDSMRHSALESLHLMYTIVREGRACSLKHRMEIYVLGRLIWNDTRFPFSITSTPCEIAKGFGIYLFSAERLDIILTALEALQDSSIHNKQGACSVLDAALEVPDYWLTDVPTIMECIRRNLGRIHTASARQCLDSLLLQLTTMMSRREVKNLLRFSPPHDSTDLAMWEVILAMPRTLEKVLNIMMRDLPLCDWCTAVTEDTCIRRLAMLAQNHISEEDFGNPVHLQSYLRHPSPEMRLVVLKGLCTVSESPEKARKIQVLLPDILEALQDTNTDVVLKALPVLRNVMAHVKRRKASGLALQLAEKLLPLFDHASSQVREHSICLFQAVMEAVLRQRKNKMKRPVHRSLLPLYLHMGDQSESVAKASGEALAVAAKFLQRKELKRLAQTEQTWRIGECLLQQDRGRVEEYLQQSQPYLKATQTNLRLEAVRFIGLAARYCEDQSEEKLNEILSVLQPSKEDPEPTVCSLAVQTTLILASRHNTMSGRRFPLLCCR, from the exons atgccgcaaccgcccgcgAAGAGGAGCCGCCGTTTTCTATTTAGGAACtttcccactccagaggctgcttctgaagaggatgaggagggaggcatgccccccaggcagcccaggctggcctggcaggagatctggtcttctaggggcagcaaccggccagcacaggacagcttgctggcagtggaaagaaccccagtcgaggcctttttgccggcagaggacagcagcccggcagaggccattgctcaggcagcgggcagcagccaggcagaggagagcaagGACAAGTCACAGCTGCCGGATCGCA atAAGGCACGGAACCTGCGCAGAAGAGACAAAGCCGTgaaattcatcagggcgtatgtcagaggcaaagaaaag gacgacgaggagcagaagatgctgttcctcagcaaaatctgtgatctgtgcagatgtgtcacAGAGAAGGGTGTGCCGATGAAtttgcatggcttctgcagcaaacataagctggtggagaacatcatg gtgctgctggaaaaggagcccatggacagcttgcgcacagaattccggcagaaggccatggagactgtcaccgtcctcag caACACCGTGCCGACAGCACTgcatggcaaaaaggagagtctCCTGAACGTGTGCTGCAAGAgcgtcttctttctgcctcccgagTCGGACatgccagagacagaaagagtGCTCTACaccaag actatgaaagccatggacaccatgctggaggaCTTCGTATTCAACTATCCCATCGCCAGTTTCAACACAGAGAtgcagaatatgttgaag gtgatgctggactttgctggCTCCAAAAACCCAGCTGTGCGTGAGAGAGCTGTGAAGGTGATTGGGAGGCTGATTACTTTCATCCGCTGGTATTTGGTGAtcaag ATCTTAGGGAACTTTGAAAACTATGGCAACGATGAGCCCACGGATTTCAACCTGtgcatccccatcctgggcaagctgctgggccacctcttgcttttcagcagtggcGATGATTCCATGAGACACTCAGCTTTGGAAAGTCTTCATCTCATGTACACAATcgtcagagaaggaagag CATGCTCACTGAAACACAGAATGGAAATATATGTGCTGGGCCGCCTGATATGGAATGATACAAGATTTCCATTTTCTataacatcaactccgtgtgaaattgccaag gggtttggaaTATACCTCTTCTCcgctgagaggctggacatcatcctcacggcccttgaagctttacaagactccagcatccataacaagcagggggcctgcagcgtgctggacgcagccttggaggtccctgactactggctgacagat gtgccaacgatcatggagtgcatcaggagaaacctgggcagaatccacacggcatcggcgcggcagtgcctggactccctgcttctccagctgaCCACCATGATGTCCAGGAGAGAAGTCAAGAACCTGCTGCGGTTCTCTCCGCCAcatgacag cactgacctggccatgtgggaggtgatcctggccatgccgaggACCTTGGAGaaggttttaaacatcatgatgcGAGACTTGCCGCTGTGCGACTGGTGCACCGCAGTCACGgaagacacctgcatccgtcgcttggct atgctggcccagaatcacatttctgaggaggactttggtaacccagtgcacctccagagctacctgaggcacccaagtcCAGAGATGCGCTTggtggttctgaaagggctctgcaccgtgtcagagagccctgagaag gcaaggaaaattcaggtcttgctgccagacatcctggaggccctgcaggacaccaacacagacgtggtgctgaaggccctgcctgtgctgagaaacgtgatggctcatgtgaagaggaggaaggccagtggcctggctctgcagctggctgagaagctcctgccactctttgaccac gcgtccagccaggtgcgggagcactccatctgcctcttccaagccgtgatggaggctgtgctgcggcaaaggaagaataaaatgaagaggccagtgcacaggagccttctcccactctacctTCATATgggagaccagagtgagagcgtagcaaag gcctctggggaagctctcgccgtggctgcaaAGTTTCTGCAacgcaaggagctgaagcgcttggcccagacagaacagacgtggaggatcggggagtgcttg ctgcagcaggacagaggcagagtagaagaatacctgcagcagagccagccctacctgaaggccactcagaccaacttgcgacttgaggccgtcagattcattg gtcttgctgcgcgctactgcgaggaccagagcgaggagaagctgaatgaaatcctcagcg tcctccagccttcaaaGGAAGACCCGGAACCCACGGTctgttccctggcagttcaaaccaccctgatcctggCGTCAAGGCATAAcacaatgtcaggacggagatttccactgctgtgttgccgctag